One window of Bacteroides sp. AN502(2024) genomic DNA carries:
- a CDS encoding DUF6563 family protein has protein sequence MKKRCILCLLMSVISFPLIAQNIIYSNLKELLTQHGDTIAVLRVEKRSRNQIVLTGGADYRITAGNDESMCRRLKKRCFAVRDKKGDLYLNCRKLRYKKLRFGAWYAPAVQLGKNIYFCAMPLGSVIGGNFVEEDDVKLGGNIGDALAASSLVTKRVCYVLNGETGKVDFLGKDKMFQLLKNAPELKQAYLKDDSQEAKYTFKYLLELRNKQKK, from the coding sequence ATGAAGAAAAGATGTATCTTATGTTTGTTGATGAGCGTGATTAGCTTTCCGTTAATTGCGCAGAATATTATTTATTCCAACTTGAAAGAGTTGTTGACTCAGCATGGCGACACCATAGCCGTGCTGCGTGTAGAGAAACGCTCTAGAAATCAAATTGTATTAACAGGAGGGGCTGATTACCGGATAACGGCCGGTAATGACGAGTCGATGTGCCGACGCTTGAAGAAGCGTTGCTTTGCTGTTCGTGATAAAAAAGGAGATTTATATTTGAATTGCCGTAAGTTGCGCTATAAAAAGTTACGTTTCGGAGCATGGTATGCTCCTGCCGTTCAGTTAGGTAAAAATATCTATTTTTGTGCAATGCCTTTAGGTTCGGTTATCGGAGGTAACTTTGTGGAGGAAGATGATGTGAAACTGGGAGGGAATATAGGCGATGCTCTTGCTGCTTCAAGTCTGGTTACGAAACGTGTCTGTTATGTACTGAATGGTGAAACTGGAAAAGTCGATTTTCTGGGAAAAGATAAAATGTTTCAATTATTGAAGAATGCTCCGGAATTGAAACAGGCATATTTGAAAGATGATAGCCAAGAGGCGAAATATACCTTTAAATACTTGTTGGAGTTGAGGAATAAACAAAAGAAATAA
- the tnpB gene encoding IS66 family insertion sequence element accessory protein TnpB (TnpB, as the term is used for proteins encoded by IS66 family insertion elements, is considered an accessory protein, since TnpC, encoded by a neighboring gene, is a DDE family transposase.), translating to MFSLNDSMRYLLYNRPTDMRKSFHTLSGIITDAMGQDPCNGNVYIFINRARDRIKLLHWEPGGMVLYSKLLEAGTLGKPDSANDNEVCTNIEWRELVMIVEGIMEARDSRRTRLENLQKLRK from the coding sequence ATGTTCAGCCTTAATGACAGTATGCGCTATCTGTTGTATAACCGCCCAACTGATATGCGCAAAAGCTTCCATACCCTCAGCGGTATCATCACCGACGCCATGGGTCAGGACCCCTGTAACGGCAACGTGTATATCTTCATAAACCGTGCCCGTGACCGTATAAAACTCCTGCATTGGGAGCCTGGCGGCATGGTGTTATATTCCAAACTTCTGGAAGCCGGTACCTTAGGTAAACCTGATTCTGCCAACGACAATGAGGTCTGTACAAATATAGAATGGCGGGAACTTGTCATGATAGTGGAGGGTATCATGGAAGCCCGTGACTCCCGTCGCACGAGACTTGAAAACCTGCAGAAACTTCGAAAATAG
- a CDS encoding efflux RND transporter permease subunit, translating into MSLYEGAVKKPIMTSLCFLAVVIFGLFSLSKLPIDLYPDIDTNTIMVMTAYPGASASDIENNVTRPLENTLNSVSNLKHITSRSSENMSLITLEFEFGNDIDVLTNDVRDKLDMVSSQLPDDVENPIIFKFSTDMIPIVLLSVQANESQSALYKILDDRVVNPLARIPGVGTVSISGAPQREIQVYCDPNKLEAYNLTIETISAIIGAENKNIPGGNFDIGSETYSLRVEGEFKDSRQLADVVVGTHNGANVFLRDVARIVDSVEERAQETYNNGVKGAMIVVQKQSGANSVEISKKVAEALPRLQKNLPSDVKIGVIVDTSDNILNTIDSLTETVMYALLFVIIVVFLFLGRWRATLIICITIPLSLIASFIYLAISGNTINIISLSSLSIAIGMVVDDAIVVLENVTTHIERGSDPKQAAVHGTNEVAISVVASTLTMIAVFFPLTMVSGMSGVLFKQLGWMMCAIMFISTVSALSLTPMLCSQLLRLQKKQSKAFKIFFTPIERALDSLDNWYARMLNWAVRHRWTVLTCCILFFVLSLLCAKAIGTEFFPAQDNARIAVKLELPIGTRKEIAQELSAKLTNQWLTKYKGIMKVCNYTVGQADSDNTWAAMQDNGSHIISFNISLVDPGDRDITLETVCEEMREDLKAYPEFSKAQVILGGSSSGMSAQASADFEVYGYDMALTDSVAAHLKRQLLEVKGVTEVNISRSDYQPEYQVDFDREKLAMHGLNLSTAGSYLRNRINGAVASKYREDGDEYDIKVRYAPEFRTSLESLENILIYNAQGQSVRVKDVGTVVERFAPPTIERKDRERIVTVSAIISGAPLGDVVAAGNKIIDKMELPGEVTIQVAGSFEDQQDSFRDLGTLAVLIFVLVFIVMAAQFESLTYPFILILSVFFAVSGILMSLFITHTTLSVMSLLGGIMLIGIVVKNGIVLIDYTILCRERGLSILNAVVTAGKSRLRPVLMTTATTILGMIPMAVSTGQGAEMWSPMAISVIGGLTVSTLLTLIYVPVMYCIFGGVGVKRQRRKFRQTRELNEYFQLHKDEIIKK; encoded by the coding sequence ATGAGTTTATACGAAGGTGCGGTTAAGAAACCGATTATGACCTCACTCTGCTTTCTGGCAGTGGTGATCTTTGGTCTTTTCTCTTTGTCCAAATTGCCTATCGACTTGTATCCGGACATTGATACAAATACGATTATGGTAATGACCGCTTATCCCGGCGCAAGTGCTTCGGATATAGAAAATAATGTAACCCGTCCGCTCGAAAACACCTTGAATTCGGTGAGTAACCTGAAACATATTACCTCCCGTTCTTCCGAGAATATGTCATTGATTACGTTGGAGTTCGAGTTTGGTAATGATATTGACGTCCTCACCAATGATGTGCGCGACAAACTCGACATGGTGAGTTCACAGCTCCCTGACGATGTCGAGAATCCGATTATCTTCAAGTTCAGTACGGACATGATTCCTATTGTGTTGCTTTCCGTACAAGCAAATGAGAGTCAGTCCGCTCTTTATAAAATATTGGACGACCGTGTGGTTAACCCGCTGGCACGTATTCCGGGAGTCGGAACAGTGTCTATCAGTGGTGCGCCGCAACGTGAGATTCAGGTATATTGCGACCCGAACAAACTGGAAGCTTACAACCTGACCATCGAGACAATCAGTGCCATTATCGGTGCCGAGAACAAGAATATCCCGGGCGGTAACTTCGACATCGGTAGCGAAACCTACTCACTGCGTGTGGAGGGAGAGTTTAAAGATTCCCGTCAGCTGGCAGACGTCGTGGTAGGTACGCACAACGGAGCCAATGTCTTCTTGCGCGATGTGGCCCGCATCGTCGATTCGGTGGAAGAGCGTGCGCAAGAAACCTATAACAACGGTGTGAAAGGTGCTATGATTGTGGTGCAGAAACAGTCGGGAGCCAATTCGGTGGAAATTTCCAAGAAAGTAGCAGAAGCCTTGCCGCGCTTGCAAAAGAATCTGCCGAGCGATGTGAAGATTGGTGTCATTGTCGACACTTCCGACAACATTCTCAATACCATCGACAGCTTGACGGAGACCGTCATGTACGCCCTTTTGTTTGTTATCATTGTCGTGTTCCTCTTCTTAGGACGCTGGCGTGCCACACTGATTATCTGTATTACCATTCCGCTTTCGCTGATTGCTTCGTTTATCTATTTGGCGATTAGTGGCAACACCATCAACATCATTTCACTGTCGTCTCTCTCTATCGCCATCGGTATGGTAGTAGACGACGCCATTGTGGTGCTTGAAAATGTCACGACCCACATCGAGCGTGGCTCCGATCCCAAACAGGCGGCTGTGCACGGTACGAATGAGGTGGCAATCTCTGTAGTGGCATCTACACTGACTATGATTGCCGTATTCTTCCCGCTCACCATGGTAAGCGGTATGTCCGGTGTGCTGTTCAAGCAGCTCGGATGGATGATGTGTGCCATTATGTTTATCTCCACCGTTTCTGCCTTGTCGCTCACCCCGATGCTTTGTTCGCAGTTGCTCCGGTTGCAGAAGAAGCAGTCGAAAGCCTTCAAGATATTCTTTACCCCGATTGAACGGGCGCTCGATAGTCTCGACAACTGGTATGCACGGATGCTCAACTGGGCGGTGCGCCATCGTTGGACGGTGCTCACTTGTTGTATTCTCTTCTTCGTACTCAGTCTGCTGTGTGCCAAGGCTATCGGTACCGAGTTTTTCCCCGCGCAAGACAATGCTCGTATCGCGGTGAAACTGGAGTTGCCCATCGGCACCCGCAAGGAGATTGCACAGGAACTGTCGGCTAAGCTGACCAACCAGTGGCTGACTAAATACAAAGGCATCATGAAGGTGTGCAACTATACCGTGGGACAAGCTGACTCGGACAACACTTGGGCGGCAATGCAAGACAATGGTTCGCACATCATCTCGTTCAACATCAGTCTCGTTGATCCGGGCGACCGCGACATCACGCTCGAAACCGTCTGCGAAGAGATGCGTGAAGACCTCAAAGCCTATCCTGAGTTTAGCAAGGCACAGGTCATTTTGGGTGGTAGCAGTAGCGGTATGTCTGCTCAGGCAAGTGCCGACTTTGAGGTGTATGGTTACGATATGGCGTTGACCGATAGCGTGGCAGCCCACTTGAAGCGTCAGTTGTTGGAGGTGAAGGGTGTCACCGAAGTGAATATCAGCCGAAGTGACTATCAGCCGGAATATCAGGTCGACTTCGACCGCGAGAAGCTGGCCATGCATGGTCTGAACCTCTCCACTGCCGGTAGCTATCTGCGTAACCGTATCAATGGTGCAGTGGCTTCCAAGTATCGTGAAGATGGCGATGAGTACGACATCAAGGTGCGCTATGCACCTGAGTTCCGTACCAGTTTGGAGAGCCTGGAAAACATCCTGATATACAATGCACAGGGGCAGTCGGTACGTGTGAAAGACGTCGGTACGGTGGTCGAACGTTTTGCACCGCCTACCATCGAGCGTAAAGACCGCGAACGTATCGTGACCGTTTCGGCCATAATCTCCGGTGCTCCGTTGGGCGATGTGGTGGCAGCAGGAAACAAGATTATCGACAAGATGGAGCTTCCGGGCGAAGTCACTATCCAGGTGGCAGGATCGTTCGAAGACCAGCAAGACTCGTTCCGCGACTTGGGTACGCTTGCAGTGCTCATCTTCGTCCTCGTGTTCATCGTGATGGCGGCACAGTTCGAATCGCTGACTTATCCGTTCATCCTGATTCTCTCCGTGTTCTTTGCCGTGAGCGGTATCTTGATGTCACTCTTCATCACCCATACCACGCTGAGTGTGATGAGTCTTTTGGGGGGTATCATGTTGATTGGTATTGTGGTGAAGAACGGTATTGTGCTCATCGATTACACCATCCTCTGCCGCGAACGCGGACTCTCCATCCTGAATGCGGTGGTGACAGCCGGTAAGAGTCGTCTGCGTCCGGTGCTGATGACTACTGCCACCACCATTCTCGGTATGATTCCGATGGCAGTGAGCACCGGTCAGGGAGCCGAGATGTGGAGTCCGATGGCGATTTCCGTAATCGGTGGTTTGACGGTGTCTACTCTTCTGACACTGATCTACGTGCCGGTGATGTACTGCATCTTCGGTGGAGTGGGAGTGAAGCGCCAACGTAGAAAGTTTCGCCAGACCCGCGAGCTGAATGAATACTTCCAGCTCCATAAGGACGAAATCATTAAGAAATAA
- a CDS encoding SGNH/GDSL hydrolase family protein, translated as MEIIKNYLKYSLWLVLIVFATLLGLHWLPPITMDGHTMRCVDLLSDLRYPESETAAVDSDSIPLPPVVKPAFVDTCRTGMTCIEDYSDSTLRGMSPFYEALDRLSSKNSGSRDNLVRIAVFGDSFIEADIFTADLREMLQKRFGGCGVGFVTITSMTNGYRPTVRHTFGGWSSHAVTDSVYFDKKKQGISGHYFVPRNGAYVELRGQNKYASLLDTCQHASIFFYNRDSVLLSACVNKGENKNYSLAPSDGLQQIQVDGRIGSVRWTVDRADSTLFYGLAMDGKEGIILDNFSLRGSSGLSLRGIPSQMLKQFNHQRPYDLIILEYGLNVATQRGRNYDNYQKGLLTAIEHLKECFPQAGFLLLSIADRDYKDENGELRTMPGVKNLIRYQQNIAAESGIAFWNMFEAMGGDGSMAKLVHAKPSMANYDYTHINFRGGKHLARLLYETMIYGKEQYDRRRAYERE; from the coding sequence ATGGAGATTATAAAGAACTATTTGAAATACTCGTTGTGGCTTGTGTTGATTGTGTTTGCAACTCTGTTGGGGCTGCATTGGCTTCCGCCCATCACCATGGACGGACACACGATGAGGTGTGTAGACCTTTTGAGCGACCTTCGTTACCCCGAATCGGAGACTGCCGCTGTTGATTCGGACAGTATCCCCTTGCCTCCTGTTGTAAAACCGGCTTTTGTAGATACTTGCCGTACGGGCATGACCTGCATTGAAGATTACAGCGATTCTACCCTCCGCGGAATGTCTCCTTTTTACGAAGCCCTCGACCGTCTCTCTTCCAAGAATTCCGGTTCCCGTGACAACTTGGTACGCATTGCCGTATTCGGAGACTCTTTTATCGAAGCGGATATCTTTACCGCCGACCTTCGCGAGATGCTTCAGAAACGTTTCGGTGGTTGTGGAGTCGGTTTTGTCACCATCACTTCCATGACAAACGGTTATCGGCCTACGGTGCGACACACGTTCGGTGGATGGTCCAGCCATGCGGTGACAGACAGTGTCTATTTCGATAAGAAGAAACAAGGCATTTCCGGGCACTATTTCGTTCCCCGTAATGGAGCTTATGTAGAACTGCGCGGACAAAATAAATACGCTTCCCTGCTCGATACTTGTCAGCATGCTTCCATCTTTTTTTATAATAGAGACTCCGTTCTTCTTTCTGCTTGTGTGAACAAAGGAGAAAATAAAAATTATTCATTAGCTCCTTCCGATGGATTGCAGCAAATTCAGGTAGATGGACGCATCGGTTCTGTCCGTTGGACCGTAGACCGTGCCGACTCTACGTTGTTTTATGGGTTGGCAATGGATGGAAAGGAAGGAATCATTCTCGATAATTTCTCGTTGCGTGGCAGCTCCGGTCTCTCTTTGCGAGGCATTCCTTCACAGATGTTGAAGCAGTTTAACCACCAACGTCCTTACGACTTGATTATTCTCGAATATGGTTTGAATGTAGCTACCCAACGGGGACGTAATTATGATAACTACCAGAAAGGATTGCTCACTGCTATCGAGCACCTGAAGGAATGTTTCCCACAAGCAGGATTCCTGTTGTTGAGCATTGCTGACCGCGATTATAAAGATGAAAACGGAGAGCTTCGTACGATGCCCGGTGTTAAGAATCTGATTCGTTATCAGCAAAACATCGCGGCCGAAAGCGGTATTGCTTTTTGGAATATGTTTGAAGCCATGGGTGGAGACGGGAGTATGGCAAAACTGGTTCACGCCAAACCCTCTATGGCAAACTACGATTATACGCATATAAACTTCCGTGGTGGTAAACATTTGGCGAGATTGCTTTATGAAACCATGATCTATGGTAAGGAACAATATGACAGGAGGCGTGCTTATGAGAGGGAGTAA
- a CDS encoding IS66 family transposase, which produces MLTEEQEKALLEELEQLRQDKAALISRVSSLEQSLYWLRKKVFGRMSEKNLPLDPNQLFLFSKAEMSSMEISRMEEEVRKSDEEITRTIKVKEKPARKPLDTSSLAVEVVDLYPEGTTDGEGRLKDDFIEIGKEESSRLERVPAKLYILKTVRHKVISKSDMEKYPEERQILIHPLPLVPVSKCMAGASVLTDIIIGKFMYHLPFYRLIQQYRESGISISESTMCGWYEMAVEKLRLLYNLLKQKILSSEYIQVDESVIPVLDNEKHKAKKGYEWCVRDGITGDVMFHYDRGSRSGTVARELLGCYHGIVQCDGYAAYEQFEQVKGITMVGCWAHVRRKYVDALEENRTLATQAIHYIGKLYKIESEANDAGLTAEERKEKRISEAYPLILEFEKWLQDTYLRVLPKSRMGKAIEYTYTLLPRLSRYVNDGRIEIDDNRIENAIRPLALGRKNYLFCGNDASAYRAAIVYSLISTCKSAEVDPRIWMEDVLSKIPYYERDEKNMEELLPRNWVKSNQTCSE; this is translated from the coding sequence ATGCTTACAGAGGAACAGGAAAAAGCCTTATTGGAAGAATTAGAGCAGCTCCGTCAGGATAAAGCGGCGCTTATCAGCAGGGTTTCCTCACTGGAACAGTCGCTGTACTGGCTTCGGAAAAAAGTCTTTGGCCGGATGAGCGAGAAGAATCTTCCGCTTGATCCCAACCAACTGTTCCTGTTCTCAAAAGCTGAAATGTCCTCCATGGAAATATCCCGGATGGAGGAGGAAGTCCGCAAAAGCGATGAAGAAATCACCAGAACCATAAAAGTCAAGGAGAAGCCGGCCCGCAAGCCCTTGGATACATCTTCTCTTGCGGTAGAGGTTGTTGATCTTTACCCCGAAGGGACAACAGACGGGGAAGGCAGGCTTAAGGATGATTTCATTGAAATCGGAAAGGAAGAGAGTTCACGCCTGGAACGTGTTCCGGCAAAATTGTATATCCTGAAGACTGTCCGTCACAAAGTGATAAGTAAGTCCGATATGGAGAAATACCCCGAGGAAAGACAGATCCTGATTCACCCTCTACCTCTTGTTCCGGTCAGTAAATGTATGGCAGGCGCCTCGGTCCTGACAGACATTATCATCGGCAAGTTCATGTATCATCTCCCGTTCTATCGTCTGATACAGCAGTATCGCGAATCAGGAATCAGCATAAGCGAATCTACCATGTGCGGATGGTATGAAATGGCGGTGGAGAAACTCAGGTTGCTGTACAACCTGCTCAAACAGAAGATACTCTCCAGTGAGTATATACAAGTGGACGAGAGTGTCATTCCTGTGCTGGACAATGAGAAACATAAGGCGAAAAAGGGGTATGAGTGGTGCGTACGCGACGGCATCACGGGGGACGTCATGTTCCATTATGACCGTGGCAGCCGTTCGGGGACTGTAGCCCGTGAACTGCTGGGATGTTACCATGGCATTGTGCAATGTGACGGCTATGCAGCTTACGAACAGTTTGAGCAGGTGAAAGGAATCACTATGGTCGGCTGTTGGGCACATGTCAGAAGGAAGTACGTGGATGCCCTGGAAGAGAACAGGACCCTGGCCACACAGGCAATACACTACATCGGCAAGTTGTACAAGATAGAATCTGAAGCCAATGATGCAGGGCTCACAGCTGAAGAGCGTAAGGAAAAACGTATCAGTGAGGCCTATCCGCTGATACTTGAATTTGAAAAGTGGCTGCAGGACACCTATCTTAGAGTGCTTCCTAAAAGCCGTATGGGTAAAGCCATCGAATATACGTACACGCTCCTTCCAAGACTTTCCAGATACGTAAACGACGGAAGAATCGAAATTGATGACAACCGTATAGAAAATGCCATAAGACCTTTGGCTTTGGGAAGAAAGAACTATCTGTTCTGCGGAAACGATGCATCAGCATACAGGGCTGCCATCGTATACTCACTGATTTCAACCTGCAAATCAGCAGAAGTAGACCCCAGAATCTGGATGGAAGATGTCCTGAGCAAAATTCCATATTATGAAAGGGATGAGAAGAATATGGAAGAACTTCTACCACGTAATTGGGTAAAATCCAATCAAACTTGTTCCGAATAG
- a CDS encoding efflux RND transporter periplasmic adaptor subunit: MKKSIRLVALLLTVFMGSCTGGKDKATVEHVDEKPIVKLADVKARPVEQIQDYTATVEAEVKNNIAPSSPVRIDRIFVEVGDRVSKGQKLVQMDAANLDQTKLQLDNQEIEFNRIDELYKVGGASKSEWDASKMQLDVKRTAYNNLLENTFLLSPINGVITARNYDNGDMYSGGTPVLVVEQITPVKLLINVSETYFTKVKKGAPVDVKLDVYGDEVFKGTINLVYPTIDAVTRTFQVEIKLDNRDQRVRPGMFARATLNFGTVDNVVVPDLAIVKQAGSGDRYVFVYKDGKVSYNKVELGRRMGSEYELRSGVPDNSQVVVAGQSRLVNGMEVEVEK; this comes from the coding sequence ATGAAAAAAAGTATCCGATTAGTAGCCCTGCTATTAACAGTGTTTATGGGCTCATGTACAGGTGGAAAAGACAAAGCTACTGTGGAACATGTGGATGAAAAACCCATCGTGAAACTGGCAGATGTAAAAGCTCGTCCCGTAGAGCAGATACAGGATTATACGGCAACTGTTGAAGCGGAAGTGAAAAACAATATCGCTCCTTCGTCTCCCGTGCGTATCGACCGTATCTTTGTAGAAGTGGGAGACCGTGTATCAAAGGGACAGAAATTGGTGCAGATGGATGCGGCCAACCTCGACCAGACAAAGTTGCAGCTGGACAACCAGGAAATAGAATTCAACCGTATTGACGAACTGTATAAAGTAGGCGGAGCTTCCAAATCCGAGTGGGATGCTTCCAAGATGCAGCTCGACGTGAAGCGGACTGCCTATAATAATTTGTTGGAAAACACCTTTCTGCTGAGTCCGATTAACGGTGTGATTACTGCACGTAACTATGACAATGGCGACATGTACAGCGGTGGAACACCGGTGTTGGTAGTAGAACAGATCACTCCGGTGAAACTTCTGATTAACGTATCCGAAACCTATTTCACCAAGGTAAAGAAAGGTGCGCCGGTAGATGTAAAGCTGGATGTATATGGTGATGAAGTGTTCAAGGGAACCATCAATTTGGTGTATCCTACGATAGATGCGGTTACCCGTACATTCCAAGTGGAAATCAAGCTGGACAACAGAGACCAGCGTGTACGTCCGGGAATGTTTGCCCGTGCAACGTTGAATTTCGGTACGGTCGACAACGTGGTTGTTCCTGACTTAGCTATCGTGAAGCAGGCAGGTTCCGGCGACCGTTATGTGTTCGTTTATAAAGATGGTAAAGTATCTTATAATAAAGTAGAGTTAGGTAGACGTATGGGCTCGGAATACGAACTGAGATCCGGTGTGCCTGATAATTCTCAGGTTGTAGTTGCCGGACAATCACGTTTGGTGAACGGTATGGAAGTAGAAGTTGAGAAATAA
- a CDS encoding PG0541 family transporter-associated protein encodes MKSILITFDQAFYERIIALLDRLNCRGFTYMERVQGRGSKTGEPHYGSHAWPSMCSAILTVVDESKVDPLLDALHRMDKETEQLGLRAFVWNIERSI; translated from the coding sequence ATGAAATCTATATTAATCACTTTCGACCAAGCCTTTTATGAACGTATCATAGCGTTGCTCGACCGTCTCAACTGCCGCGGATTTACCTATATGGAACGCGTGCAGGGACGTGGATCGAAGACGGGCGAACCTCACTACGGCAGTCATGCCTGGCCCAGTATGTGCTCGGCCATCCTGACAGTGGTGGACGAAAGCAAAGTAGACCCGTTGCTGGATGCCTTGCACCGGATGGATAAAGAAACGGAACAACTTGGTTTGCGTGCCTTTGTCTGGAACATTGAGCGGAGCATTTAG
- a CDS encoding TetR/AcrR family transcriptional regulator — MMTEYGKDASQRVELRERIITAATEAFTSKGIKSITMDDIAAALGISKRTLYEVFSDKESLLKECILKIQADRDKYLQKVFEQSHNVLEVILAVFQKSIEVFHQTNKRFFEDLKKYPKVYEMMRNRQDSDSMKTMSFFKTGVEQGIFRSDVNFSIVNLLVREQFDVLLNTDICNEYSFIEVYESIMFTYIRGISTEKGAKVLEDFIQEYRKNCIGD; from the coding sequence ATGATGACAGAGTATGGAAAGGATGCTTCCCAACGGGTGGAGTTAAGAGAACGGATCATAACGGCGGCAACAGAAGCTTTTACTTCAAAAGGCATCAAGAGTATTACGATGGATGACATCGCGGCAGCATTAGGAATTTCCAAACGTACACTCTACGAAGTCTTTTCGGATAAAGAATCATTGTTGAAAGAATGTATACTGAAGATACAGGCAGACAGGGATAAGTATTTGCAAAAAGTTTTTGAACAGTCGCACAATGTGCTGGAGGTGATACTTGCAGTCTTTCAGAAAAGTATAGAGGTGTTTCATCAGACGAACAAACGCTTTTTTGAAGATCTTAAGAAATATCCCAAAGTATATGAGATGATGAGGAATCGGCAGGACAGTGATTCGATGAAAACCATGTCCTTCTTCAAAACAGGAGTAGAGCAGGGTATCTTTCGTTCGGATGTGAATTTCTCCATCGTCAATTTGTTGGTACGTGAGCAATTTGACGTGCTTTTGAATACGGACATCTGCAACGAATATTCTTTCATTGAGGTGTACGAATCCATTATGTTTACTTATATACGCGGTATCTCTACCGAAAAAGGGGCCAAGGTGTTGGAAGACTTTATACAAGAATATCGAAAGAACTGCATAGGAGACTAG
- a CDS encoding TolC family protein, which produces MDKMKRLTNRKILLVAVALCAFGFARAQDTQVGENILTLTLDKALEIALDENPTMKVATEEIALKKVAGKEAWQSLLPEVSIAGALDHTVKAAEMKLNDMSFKMGKDGTNTANAGLSISLPLFVPGVYRAMSMTKTDIELAVEKARASRLDLVNQVSKAYYQLMLAQDSYEVLQGSYKLAEDNYNVVNAKYQQGTVSEYDKISAEVQMRSIKPNLISAANAVTLAKLQLKVLMGITADVEIKINDNLTNYETVMFANQLNEENVNLDNNTTMKQLDLNMKLLEKNVKSLKSNFIPTLSMSFSYQYQSLYNPNINFFNYNWSNSSSLMFNLSIPLYRASNFTKVKSARIQMRQLDWNRIDTERQLNMQIVSCRNNMAASTEQVVSNKENIMQAKKAVAIAEKRYDVGKGTVLELNSSQVSLTQAQLTYNQSIYDYLVAKADLDQVLGKE; this is translated from the coding sequence ATGGACAAAATGAAAAGATTGACAAATCGGAAGATTCTTCTGGTGGCTGTGGCACTCTGTGCATTTGGTTTTGCAAGGGCGCAGGACACGCAGGTGGGGGAGAATATACTAACCTTAACTTTAGACAAAGCTTTGGAAATTGCATTGGATGAGAATCCGACAATGAAAGTGGCAACGGAAGAGATTGCCTTAAAGAAAGTTGCCGGCAAGGAAGCTTGGCAGAGCCTGTTACCGGAGGTTAGTATTGCCGGTGCCTTAGACCATACGGTTAAAGCGGCTGAAATGAAATTGAACGATATGTCGTTCAAGATGGGGAAGGACGGAACGAATACCGCCAATGCCGGCTTGAGTATTAGCCTGCCACTTTTTGTGCCGGGTGTTTACCGTGCGATGTCGATGACGAAGACGGATATTGAATTGGCTGTAGAGAAGGCTCGTGCTTCCAGACTGGATCTGGTGAATCAGGTAAGCAAGGCTTATTATCAGTTGATGCTTGCGCAGGATAGCTATGAAGTGCTTCAAGGCAGCTATAAACTGGCAGAAGATAATTACAATGTAGTGAATGCCAAGTATCAACAGGGAACTGTGAGCGAATATGACAAGATCAGTGCGGAAGTACAGATGCGCAGCATTAAGCCGAACCTGATTTCGGCCGCTAATGCGGTGACTTTGGCTAAGCTACAGTTGAAGGTCTTGATGGGCATCACTGCTGATGTGGAGATAAAGATTAATGATAATCTGACTAACTATGAAACAGTGATGTTTGCCAATCAGTTGAATGAGGAGAATGTGAATCTGGACAATAATACTACCATGAAGCAGTTGGACTTGAACATGAAGTTGCTTGAGAAGAATGTAAAATCGTTGAAGTCGAATTTTATACCGACTCTTTCCATGAGTTTCTCTTATCAATATCAGTCTTTATATAATCCGAACATCAATTTCTTCAATTACAATTGGAGCAACAGTTCGAGTCTGATGTTCAATCTTAGTATCCCTTTGTATAGGGCAAGCAACTTTACGAAAGTAAAATCTGCCCGTATTCAGATGCGCCAACTCGACTGGAACCGTATCGACACGGAAAGACAGCTGAATATGCAGATTGTCAGCTGCCGTAACAATATGGCTGCCAGTACAGAGCAGGTAGTCAGCAATAAAGAAAATATAATGCAGGCTAAGAAAGCGGTCGCGATTGCGGAAAAACGCTATGATGTAGGTAAAGGCACGGTGCTTGAACTTAATAGTTCTCAGGTGTCACTGACACAGGCCCAGCTCACTTATAATCAGTCAATATATGATTATCTGGTTGCTAAGGCAGACCTCGACCAGGTTTTGGGAAAAGAATAA